A window from Corynebacterium singulare encodes these proteins:
- the nrdE gene encoding class 1b ribonucleoside-diphosphate reductase subunit alpha has product MWPLDATPTQTNGATPRTASADNAGGVGKRKSYHALNAQLNLFDASGKIQFDKDIQAAQDYVTHHVAPRMHQFDSTKQRLEWLVDNEYYERDFLELYDDAFLCAMYDRAHRAKHQFRTFLGAFKFFTSYALKTFDGSRFLEGYEERVATTALYLAQGDEELAEKLVDDIMTGRFQPATPTFLNAGKAQRGEMVSCFLLRIEDNLESIGRCVNSALQLSKRGGGVALLLSNLRESGAPIKKIENQASGVVPVMKILEDSFSYANQLGARQGAGAVYLHAHHPDILRFLDTKRENADEKVRIKTLSLGVVIPDITFRLAKENKDMHLFSPYDIAREYGVAMSDMSITEYYDELVANPRISHTTIKAREFFTTLAELQFESGYPYILFEDTVNRANPLKGHINMSNLCSEILQVNTPSTYGASGDYTTVGQDISCNLGSLNIAKAFESPDFGETVETAVRALTKVSDLTNIEAVPSIAHGNASMHAIGLGQMNLHGFLASQRIPYGCAEALDFTNIYFLTVTYHALRASHALAVEKGQRFTGFEESTYATGAYFDKYIDQDWAPATEHVKQLFHEAGVQIPQREDWLRLKNQVMRDGIYNAYLQAVPPTGSISYINDSTASIHPIASKIEIRKEGRLGRVYYPAPEMTNDNLEYFDDSYAVGYEKIIDTYAMATQHVDQGLSLTLFFTADTTTRDINKAQIYAWKAGIKTLYYIRLRQSALQGTEVEGCVSCAL; this is encoded by the coding sequence ATGTGGCCTCTCGATGCCACCCCCACACAGACTAATGGCGCTACGCCCCGCACCGCTTCAGCAGACAATGCCGGCGGTGTCGGCAAGCGCAAGAGCTACCACGCACTCAACGCGCAGCTGAACTTGTTCGACGCTTCTGGAAAAATCCAGTTTGACAAGGACATTCAGGCAGCACAAGACTATGTCACGCACCATGTCGCTCCCCGCATGCATCAGTTCGATTCCACCAAGCAACGCTTGGAATGGTTGGTTGATAATGAGTACTACGAGCGGGATTTCCTTGAGCTTTATGATGACGCCTTTCTGTGCGCCATGTATGACAGAGCTCATCGAGCTAAGCACCAGTTCCGCACCTTCCTCGGCGCATTTAAGTTCTTCACTTCATATGCACTGAAAACCTTTGATGGCTCCCGATTCCTAGAAGGCTACGAAGAACGCGTCGCCACCACAGCTTTATACCTTGCGCAGGGCGACGAAGAGCTCGCAGAAAAGCTGGTGGATGACATCATGACCGGACGCTTCCAGCCCGCCACCCCTACTTTTCTCAACGCAGGCAAAGCCCAGCGCGGCGAAATGGTCTCCTGCTTCCTCCTGCGAATCGAAGACAATTTGGAGAGCATTGGCCGCTGCGTGAACTCTGCACTGCAACTATCAAAGCGCGGTGGTGGAGTGGCCCTGTTGCTGAGCAATCTGCGCGAATCCGGAGCCCCGATCAAAAAGATTGAGAACCAGGCTTCCGGCGTAGTCCCAGTCATGAAGATTCTCGAAGATAGCTTCAGCTATGCCAACCAATTGGGCGCCCGGCAGGGCGCTGGAGCCGTCTACCTGCATGCGCACCATCCAGATATTCTTCGCTTCCTGGATACCAAGCGGGAAAATGCCGATGAGAAAGTCCGCATCAAGACTCTTTCGCTGGGGGTTGTTATTCCAGATATAACCTTCCGGCTGGCCAAAGAGAACAAGGATATGCATCTTTTTAGCCCGTATGACATCGCTCGCGAGTACGGCGTAGCCATGTCTGACATGTCCATCACCGAGTACTACGACGAGCTGGTTGCCAATCCGCGAATCTCTCACACGACCATTAAGGCCCGCGAGTTTTTCACCACGCTGGCTGAGCTTCAGTTTGAATCCGGATACCCCTACATCCTCTTTGAAGATACGGTCAACCGCGCTAATCCCCTCAAAGGACATATCAATATGTCCAACCTGTGTAGCGAAATCCTCCAGGTCAACACGCCATCGACCTACGGAGCTTCGGGTGACTACACCACCGTTGGCCAGGATATTTCCTGCAATCTAGGTTCGCTTAACATTGCGAAGGCTTTTGAATCGCCGGACTTCGGGGAGACCGTCGAAACCGCAGTGCGTGCCCTCACGAAGGTGTCAGACCTGACGAATATCGAAGCTGTTCCCTCCATCGCTCACGGAAATGCTTCCATGCATGCCATTGGTCTGGGCCAAATGAATCTCCACGGCTTTCTTGCTTCACAGCGTATTCCTTATGGCTGCGCCGAGGCACTGGACTTTACAAATATCTATTTCCTCACGGTGACCTACCATGCGCTCCGCGCATCCCATGCACTCGCGGTTGAAAAAGGTCAACGATTCACAGGCTTTGAAGAATCCACCTATGCCACTGGCGCCTACTTTGACAAATACATCGACCAAGACTGGGCGCCAGCCACTGAACACGTAAAACAGCTCTTCCATGAAGCAGGCGTGCAGATTCCTCAACGCGAGGATTGGCTACGGCTCAAGAATCAAGTGATGCGCGACGGCATCTACAACGCCTACTTGCAGGCAGTTCCACCCACTGGATCAATTTCCTACATCAATGACTCCACCGCGTCCATCCACCCAATTGCCTCCAAAATTGAAATACGCAAGGAGGGCCGCTTGGGGCGCGTGTACTACCCCGCGCCGGAAATGACCAACGACAACCTGGAGTATTTCGATGACTCCTACGCCGTGGGATACGAAAAAATCATCGACACCTACGCCATGGCCACCCAACACGTGGACCAAGGGCTTTCCCTGACCTTGTTCTTTACCGCTGATACCACCACGCGGGACATCAACAAGGCACAAATCTATGCCTGGAAAGCCGGAATCAAGACCCTCTACTACATCCGTTTACGCCAATCCGCGCTCCAAGGAACCGAGGTCGAAGGCTGCGTCTCCTGTGCTTTGTAG
- a CDS encoding ATP-dependent Clp protease proteolytic subunit, with amino-acid sequence MSEKISMNSSSTGMNLSDSVYERLLRERIIFLGTQVDDEIANKLCAQILLLSAEDPTRDISLYINSPGGSVTAGMAIYDTMKYSPCDVATYGMGLAASMGQFLLSGGTKGKRYALPHARIMMHQPSAGVGGTAADIAIQAEQFAQTKREMAELIAEHTGQTFEQITKDSDRDRWFTAQQAKEYGIVDHVIESVNGPISN; translated from the coding sequence ATGTCTGAGAAGATTTCAATGAACTCGTCGTCTACGGGTATGAATCTGAGCGATAGCGTGTACGAGCGGCTGTTGCGCGAGCGCATTATCTTCCTGGGAACCCAGGTCGATGATGAGATTGCGAACAAGCTTTGCGCCCAGATCCTCCTGCTGTCTGCCGAGGACCCCACTCGCGACATTTCGCTTTATATCAATTCGCCGGGTGGCTCTGTCACTGCGGGCATGGCCATCTACGACACGATGAAGTACTCGCCGTGCGATGTGGCTACGTATGGCATGGGCCTGGCTGCCTCCATGGGTCAGTTCCTTCTCTCCGGCGGCACCAAGGGCAAGCGCTACGCTCTGCCGCACGCGCGCATCATGATGCACCAGCCTTCCGCTGGTGTCGGTGGTACCGCAGCTGACATCGCCATCCAGGCTGAGCAGTTCGCGCAGACCAAGCGTGAGATGGCTGAGCTCATCGCTGAGCACACCGGCCAGACCTTCGAGCAGATCACCAAGGACTCTGACCGTGACCGCTGGTTCACCGCCCAGCAGGCCAAGGAGTATGGAATCGTCGACCACGTCATCGAGTCCGTCAACGGTCCTATCAGCAACTAG
- a CDS encoding NADPH-dependent FMN reductase — protein sequence MTTPRISVIVGSLRRESFARKIAHEVLTMIPEGYEANIVEIRDLPLYDFDYDDPAVTDKPTPAEYTTFRETIKNSSGILFITPENNRTIPACLKNAVDIGSKPNSDVAWKNLPAGIISHSVGRMGGYSSQKNLRLALSYFDMPLPGQPEVFLGQSPTLFEESGHLNQRTADFVKDYVMRFLQLTDEAFRAKNG from the coding sequence ATGACCACCCCACGTATCAGCGTTATCGTCGGCAGCCTGCGCCGAGAGTCATTTGCACGCAAGATTGCACACGAGGTGCTCACGATGATCCCTGAAGGCTACGAGGCAAACATCGTGGAAATCCGTGACTTGCCGCTCTATGACTTCGACTACGATGACCCCGCCGTCACGGACAAGCCCACTCCGGCTGAGTACACCACCTTTCGCGAGACCATCAAGAACTCGAGCGGGATCCTCTTCATTACGCCAGAGAACAACCGCACTATCCCTGCCTGTCTCAAAAACGCAGTGGACATCGGCTCTAAGCCCAACTCAGATGTGGCGTGGAAGAACCTTCCCGCAGGTATCATTAGCCACTCTGTAGGCCGCATGGGCGGCTACAGTTCACAGAAGAACCTTCGCCTCGCCCTGTCCTACTTCGATATGCCGCTCCCTGGTCAGCCCGAAGTATTTCTGGGCCAATCCCCCACCCTTTTCGAAGAGTCCGGACATCTCAATCAACGTACCGCAGACTTTGTCAAGGATTACGTTATGCGCTTCCTGCAGTTGACCGACGAGGCCTTTAGAGCCAAGAACGGCTAG
- the nrdI gene encoding class Ib ribonucleoside-diphosphate reductase assembly flavoprotein NrdI: MAKARMSRIAMSDSPDLVYFSSVSENTKRFVERLDRPAVRIPLRPKKTGMIQVSHPYVLIVPTYGGGSLKRAVPKQVIDFLNDPINRSFIRGVITSGNTNFGSAYCVAGRIISAKCHVPELYHFELLGTQRDIAAVKQGLQKFWEQQKQLTMTPH, translated from the coding sequence ATGGCTAAGGCCAGGATGAGCAGGATTGCCATGTCAGACTCACCAGATTTGGTGTACTTTTCCAGCGTTTCAGAAAACACGAAAAGATTCGTCGAACGCTTAGATAGACCCGCGGTGCGCATTCCACTGCGCCCCAAGAAAACCGGGATGATCCAGGTATCACACCCGTACGTACTCATCGTTCCCACCTACGGCGGCGGCTCGCTCAAACGCGCAGTCCCCAAACAGGTCATCGACTTCCTCAATGACCCAATCAACCGCTCCTTTATCCGGGGCGTTATTACCTCAGGGAATACCAACTTCGGAAGTGCTTACTGCGTCGCCGGACGCATCATTTCCGCCAAGTGCCACGTACCGGAGCTGTATCACTTCGAGCTTCTCGGCACCCAGAGAGACATTGCCGCCGTAAAGCAGGGCCTTCAAAAGTTTTGGGAGCAGCAAAAGCAGCTAACGATGACACCCCATTAA
- the nrdF gene encoding class 1b ribonucleoside-diphosphate reductase subunit beta yields the protein MSSTSNSAELTSISVTPPSYRHDPSARIRAINWNRVSDDKDLEVWNRLTANFWLPEKVPLSNDLPAWQKMTPEERNLTMRVFTGLTTLDTVQATVGEICQIQDARTEHEEAVYTNIAFMQSVHARSYSSVFSTLSSTKEIDEAYRWAVNNDLLQARAKKVLAHYFGPDPLKRKVSSTLLSSLLLYAGFYLPLHFSVHATLTNTADMIRLILRDKAVHGYYSGYKYQRGLESTTPLRQKEMHDFTISLLEELYALELDYSGELYEPLGLMDDVAVFVRYNANKALMNLGYPDYFPPEETEVNPEILAALAPGADENHDFFSGSGSSYVIGTAEETSDDDWDF from the coding sequence ATGTCTTCAACATCGAATAGTGCTGAACTAACTAGCATTTCAGTTACTCCGCCGAGCTACCGGCATGATCCTTCAGCCCGCATCCGCGCCATCAATTGGAACCGCGTGAGCGATGACAAGGATCTTGAAGTGTGGAACCGTCTCACCGCCAACTTTTGGTTGCCAGAGAAGGTCCCGCTTTCTAATGATCTCCCGGCGTGGCAGAAGATGACACCCGAGGAACGCAACCTCACCATGCGGGTGTTCACGGGACTCACCACCCTGGATACTGTCCAGGCCACCGTGGGTGAAATCTGTCAGATTCAAGATGCCCGCACCGAACACGAGGAGGCCGTGTATACCAATATCGCCTTCATGCAGTCAGTCCATGCCCGTTCATACTCTTCAGTGTTTTCTACCCTGAGCAGTACAAAGGAAATTGATGAAGCATACCGCTGGGCGGTGAATAACGACCTTCTCCAGGCACGCGCCAAGAAAGTGCTCGCGCACTATTTTGGGCCGGATCCACTCAAACGCAAGGTGTCATCGACGCTGCTTTCCTCGCTGCTTCTCTACGCGGGTTTCTATCTTCCCTTGCACTTTTCTGTCCACGCCACCCTGACAAATACGGCAGACATGATTCGCCTCATTCTGCGTGACAAGGCAGTGCACGGCTACTACTCGGGTTACAAATATCAGCGCGGTCTGGAATCCACGACCCCGCTACGGCAGAAGGAGATGCATGATTTCACCATTTCTTTGCTCGAAGAGCTTTATGCACTAGAGCTGGACTATTCCGGCGAGCTATATGAGCCTTTGGGACTCATGGATGATGTAGCCGTGTTCGTTCGCTATAACGCCAATAAGGCACTCATGAATTTGGGCTACCCGGATTATTTCCCGCCCGAAGAAACGGAAGTGAACCCAGAAATCCTCGCGGCCCTAGCCCCCGGAGCAGATGAGAACCATGACTTCTTCTCCGGATCTGGTTCCTCCTATGTCATTGGTACTGCTGAAGAAACGAGTGATGATGACTGGGATTTCTAA
- a CDS encoding metal-dependent transcriptional regulator — MSVSELSTSTQNYLKAIWGLKEWSSEPVTATLIAKQLGLKLSSVSDAVRKMAKQGLVSHTPYGSVELTELGRQYALVMVRRHRLLESFLVQALGYTWDEVHDEAENLEHAVSDMLIERVDKFLDYPTRDPHGDPIPTVDGQITIPSAHRLTDSGAQSQVTVERISDSDPQLLKFLEERGIVTGAVLSTREGAPFSDSLEIQVAGSTQWVVLGRPATDAVFVAHHNL; from the coding sequence ATGTCTGTTTCTGAGCTGTCCACCAGTACCCAGAACTATTTGAAAGCTATCTGGGGGCTAAAGGAATGGTCATCCGAGCCCGTTACCGCCACACTTATAGCGAAACAGCTGGGACTCAAGCTCTCCTCGGTTTCCGATGCAGTGCGCAAAATGGCGAAGCAAGGGCTCGTGTCACACACGCCCTATGGCTCTGTGGAGTTAACCGAACTTGGCAGGCAGTACGCATTGGTCATGGTGCGCCGTCACCGATTGCTTGAGTCTTTTTTGGTTCAAGCATTGGGCTACACCTGGGACGAAGTCCATGATGAAGCCGAAAATCTCGAACACGCGGTGTCTGACATGCTCATAGAACGTGTGGATAAGTTCCTTGATTACCCCACTAGGGATCCGCACGGCGATCCTATCCCTACGGTTGACGGACAGATCACAATCCCCAGTGCGCATCGCCTCACCGACAGCGGTGCACAATCGCAGGTGACCGTGGAACGCATTTCTGATTCCGACCCACAACTGCTGAAGTTCCTTGAAGAGCGCGGCATTGTCACTGGGGCTGTTCTTAGCACGCGCGAGGGAGCGCCCTTTTCAGATTCTCTCGAAATACAGGTGGCCGGCAGCACTCAGTGGGTAGTACTTGGACGCCCAGCTACCGACGCAGTGTTTGTAGCACACCACAACCTTTAG